The DNA window AGACGGGGGAGTTACCCGGAACAGGCTTTTTTGCCAAGTACTGGCAGATATCACCGGTAAGGAAATTAATAAACTGGATCTTCCTGAAATTACTGCCCTGGGATCCATGTATGGGGCAGGGCTAAGCATAGGGCTGTGGTCTTCCCAGAAAGACATCAAACAATCAATGGGCTACCAGAAATATGTATCTCAGATGGAAGTAGAGCTCAGAAATAATCTTTATAGCAATTGGCAGAGAGCAGTGGATAGGGCCAAGAACTGGGCGCAGGAATAACCAGTTTTATTTAGTCCATGGTATAAATCCTTAATCTGAGGTGTCTTATTGCCTTATTCCAGTTTTGATTACTAAATCCTTGAACCAGCACGGTTTAAATAGTAATGTATTTAAAAAATTGATGTATAAATAAAGTGGCCGGAAAAAAAATTAAAACAGACATAGCGATAATCGGGGCAGGGATAATTGGCTGCTGCCTGGCCCGCCAGCTGTCCAGGTATAAGGTTTCAGTCATAGTAATAGAAAAAGAGGAAGATGTAGGCTGGGGGACCACCAAGGCCAATAGCGGGATTCTGCATGCAGGTTATGCCGGAGAACCGGGAAGCCTTAAATTAAAATTAACCCATAGGGGAAATAAGTTATTTAGAAAATATGCCCAGGAACTGGATATACCGCTAAAAAATACCGGATCCCTGGTCAATACCGCCAGTAAGGAAGGAATCAAAGATCTGGAACAGCTATACTGGCAGGGCAGAGATCAGGGAATAGAAAAGTTGTCCATAATTATAGGTAATCAGCCCATCAAAGCCAGGGAACCCAATATCAGCCATAAGGTTTGCGCCTCGCTGTATGCTCCTGATGCCTGTATTGTATCGCCTTATGAGGCGGCTATTGCTGCTTATGAAAATGCTAAAGCCAACGGGGTTAAATTTCTACTGGGGCATGAGGTACAGCAGATACAATCTGAAAAACAGTTCAGGCTGCATTCAGGCAATGTGGTAATTGAAGCTGATTATGTGGCCAATGCTGCTGGTTTGAATGCTGACCAGATAGCTGCCATGATAGGGGATAGAAGTTTTAAGATTAATCCGGTCAAAGGCCAGTACTTTATTCTGGACCGGGAAACCGGAAATTTTGTGAACCATATAAATTTCCCTCTTACCCGGGGCAGGGAGAAGAGGTCCAAGGGAATACTGGTAGCTCCTACTGTAGGAAAAAATTTGTTGGTTGGTCCCAATTATCAGCCCTGTGATGCAGAAAGCCTGGATAC is part of the Actinomycetes bacterium genome and encodes:
- a CDS encoding NAD(P)/FAD-dependent oxidoreductase yields the protein MAGKKIKTDIAIIGAGIIGCCLARQLSRYKVSVIVIEKEEDVGWGTTKANSGILHAGYAGEPGSLKLKLTHRGNKLFRKYAQELDIPLKNTGSLVNTASKEGIKDLEQLYWQGRDQGIEKLSIIIGNQPIKAREPNISHKVCASLYAPDACIVSPYEAAIAAYENAKANGVKFLLGHEVQQIQSEKQFRLHSGNVVIEADYVANAAGLNADQIAAMIGDRSFKINPVKGQYFILDRETGNFVNHINFPLTRGREKRSKGILVAPTVGKNLLVGPNYQPCDAESLDTTLKGQREIKKKASNYFPHIPFDKIITSFAGIRAVSDTNDFIAASSQKNNRFINMGGIQSPGLTCAFALAERVIDMLSDCGLKLKPDKKYNPVRSSIKRLNQDDYLSNKSLYNRKPGYGRIICRCEKVTEAEIVEAISRGARTVDGIKFRTRAGMGRCQGGYCSLKIVNILSRELGIPAEFITKKGNLSPMTGRRMQ